From a single Paramisgurnus dabryanus chromosome 17, PD_genome_1.1, whole genome shotgun sequence genomic region:
- the stxbp6 gene encoding syntaxin-binding protein 6, producing MSGKAALNKAVFTPNDERMLAAVQVKRRTKKKIPFLATGGQGDYSTFICLSVTSKKPTQVFITKVKQFEGSSSFVRRSQWSISQLREVNALDSTQDCPEFDLVFENGSDQWTAGSAGEKSMFIHILHHTCQRYMSERKPNFINCHLRTLEGNSVLHSATASVSSAVQKASQALNERGERLGRVDEKTGEMMNSAQHFADTAHKLAMKHKC from the exons ATGAGTGGAAAAGCGGCCCTCAACAAGGCGGTCTTCACACCGAATGATGAACGGATGCTGGCAGCGGTACAGGTAAAGAGACGGACGAAGAAGAAGATCCCGTTCTTGGCTACAGGAGGTCAGGGTGACTACTCAACATTCATTTGTTTATCAG TGACCAGTAAGAAACCTACACAGGTGTTCATCACAAAAGTAAAGCAGTTTGAGGGGTCGTCATCATTTGTAAGAAGATCACAGTGGAGCATCAGTCAGCTGAGAGAAGTGAACGCTCTCGACTCCACCCAA GATTGTCCAGAGTTTGACCTGGTGTTTGAGAATGGATCAGATCAGTGGACCGCTGGTTCAGCTGGAGAGAAGTCCATGTTTATCCATATCTTACATCACACCTGTCAACGCTACATGTCTGAAAGAAAACCAAACTTTATCAACTGTCACTTAAGAACATTGGAAG GTAACAGTGTTCTCCACAGCGCCACTGCCAGTGTAAGCAGTGCCGTACAGAAGGCCAGTCAGGCTCTGAATGAACGCGGTGAGAGACTGGGACGCGTCGACGAGAAGACGGGCGAGATGATGAACAGTGCACAACATTTCGCTGACACTGCACACAAG cTCGCCATGAAGCACAAGTGTTAA